Proteins from a genomic interval of Chryseobacterium indologenes:
- a CDS encoding ABC transporter ATP-binding protein, producing the protein MENLISIRNLNYGFTRDKLILKNIDLSVPKGSIFGFLGANGAGKSTTMKMLIGSIPDDQNSIQIFEKDLSDLYPEGFQKIGSLIDTAAFYDHLSGWDNLVIISRLRNLPGSECERVLHLVGLWESRKMKMKKYSLGMKQRLSIAMTLLGKPDLLILDEPVNGLDPNGMLEMRELLIKLNKEEGVTIFISSHLLQEIEKMITHLAIISHGEIRFTGSIQDLNELYRYNHIRIGIINATRFIDEVPENYSPKIINDHTIEITAESKENIAALIKKLVLAQAEIFEVKNNAGLEDWFMEITKN; encoded by the coding sequence ATGGAAAATTTAATTAGTATTCGGAATTTAAATTACGGATTTACGAGGGACAAGCTCATCCTGAAAAATATAGATCTTTCGGTTCCCAAAGGAAGTATTTTTGGTTTTCTGGGAGCTAACGGAGCGGGAAAATCCACAACTATGAAAATGCTGATCGGCAGTATTCCCGACGACCAAAATTCTATTCAGATTTTTGAAAAAGATTTATCAGATCTGTACCCGGAAGGCTTTCAGAAAATCGGTAGCCTGATTGATACAGCAGCATTCTACGACCATCTTTCCGGCTGGGATAACCTTGTCATTATTTCCAGACTTCGAAATTTACCCGGGTCTGAATGTGAAAGAGTTCTACATCTTGTGGGGCTTTGGGAAAGCAGAAAAATGAAAATGAAAAAGTATTCCCTGGGAATGAAGCAAAGGCTCTCTATTGCCATGACTCTCCTTGGGAAACCTGATCTGCTTATTCTTGATGAACCTGTAAACGGGCTGGATCCTAACGGAATGCTGGAGATGAGGGAATTACTCATCAAACTTAACAAAGAAGAAGGAGTTACTATTTTTATATCAAGCCATCTGCTTCAGGAAATTGAAAAAATGATCACTCATCTTGCTATTATTTCTCATGGTGAGATTCGCTTTACAGGAAGTATACAAGATCTTAACGAACTCTACAGATACAACCATATCCGAATTGGAATCATAAATGCAACTCGGTTTATTGATGAAGTTCCTGAGAATTATTCTCCTAAAATTATCAATGACCACACCATAGAAATCACTGCAGAGTCTAAAGAAAATATTGCAGCTCTTATCAAAAAGCTGGTTTTGGCTCAAGCCGAAATCTTTGAGGTAAAAAATAATGCGGGTCTTGAGGACTGGTTTATGGAAATAACAAAAAACTAA
- a CDS encoding gliding motility protein GldB: protein MKIFRYIALSSVLILGLDSCKKESGDQWKVEIKEPVEKIKITDISKEFYNPGIPLEQFKSKFPWFQGTVSDEDFGKRRTDDEEIKIYKEAIGKIDQAKLQTELQELFSHVKYYFPQFKSPKVYLFSSALQMVQDPIIYDRKGNFLFIDITGFMGDGNPHYKGLELYFQKSMNPQNIVPKVSQLFAENIVTESPDHQKFIDQIILNGKVMVLQDAFLPDFPDYLKINYTQKQYDWAKANEANIWNYFVESNLIFGDDPRLGERFISPGPFSKFYTEIDNESSPQIGIFTGWQICKAYLKEKPETKLTDFLKMDATSIFNQSGYKPVTK, encoded by the coding sequence TCTGGGACTTGATTCCTGTAAAAAAGAGTCCGGAGATCAATGGAAAGTGGAAATAAAAGAACCTGTCGAAAAAATTAAAATCACGGATATTTCTAAAGAATTTTACAATCCGGGGATTCCGTTAGAACAATTTAAATCTAAGTTTCCATGGTTTCAGGGCACCGTTTCTGATGAAGATTTCGGAAAAAGAAGAACGGATGATGAAGAAATAAAAATCTATAAGGAAGCCATCGGAAAAATAGATCAGGCTAAATTACAAACAGAGCTTCAGGAGCTGTTTTCACATGTTAAATATTATTTTCCTCAGTTTAAGAGTCCGAAAGTTTATCTTTTTTCGTCTGCTTTACAGATGGTACAGGACCCGATCATTTATGACCGGAAAGGAAACTTCTTGTTTATAGACATTACAGGTTTCATGGGAGATGGTAATCCTCATTACAAAGGACTGGAGCTTTATTTTCAGAAATCTATGAATCCTCAGAATATTGTTCCGAAAGTGTCGCAGCTTTTTGCGGAAAACATCGTTACAGAATCTCCAGATCACCAGAAATTTATTGATCAGATCATTCTCAACGGTAAGGTGATGGTTTTACAGGATGCTTTCCTTCCTGACTTTCCGGATTATCTTAAAATAAATTATACCCAAAAGCAATATGATTGGGCTAAAGCCAATGAGGCCAACATCTGGAACTATTTCGTAGAAAGCAATTTGATTTTCGGAGATGACCCAAGATTGGGTGAGCGTTTTATTTCTCCGGGACCTTTTTCAAAGTTTTATACAGAAATTGATAATGAATCTTCCCCACAAATAGGGATTTTCACAGGATGGCAAATCTGCAAAGCCTACTTGAAAGAAAAACCTGAGACGAAATTAACTGATTTTCTGAAAATGGATGCGACCAGCATCTTTAACCAATCCGGATATAAACCTGTAACAAAGTAG